The genomic window GATGTTAGATTCACTTTTAGTATATTATTCATCTGGTAATGCGCTAAGTGCTGATGAGTTGGCTAATGCAGAAGAAATAGTGAAGTATATCCGCAAAAATGGAGATGGCGAAGTTGATGAGCTAAATTTTTTGTGCGAATTGGCTACAAAATGGGTGCTTGCTAATCCAAACCCAGTATTATTAGAAAAACCTAATTATAACCGATAATTTGAATATCTAACTACATTTTCATCTATATAAAGTTATTTTAATAAATTTTTACACCTATTTATAAAAACTAAAAGAATATGAACTCAAACATCTATTTCATTATTGGAGGGGTAGCCGTCTTATTTATCATTTACACGGTTGTTTTGCAGAACATGATGAAGAAAAGGAAGCAAAAACAATTGGAAGATTTTAATCGTAATCATTCTGGAAATCCGTTAAAAGAGCAACAAAAACGTTTGTTAACTTTTGGAGCGATCTTATTCTATCATCGTATGGAAAAGATTTTAGGATTTGTACCAGAGCAAGGCATTGATCAGTATACCTATGGGTTAAAAAACCAATGGGAAATTTCTAGCTCGCAAGATGCTAGAGAAACTTTAGATAATTTGTTGGCACTTAGACGAAGTACGGAGTTTCAGCCACTTTTAAACCAACCGTCTTCAGATATCGTTAAAATTCAAAAGAAAATTGCCAAAGAGTTAGGTGTTGAACTTGCTGTTGTAGAGCAAACTACCTCTGCTTACGGTTGGGATATTTGCCGTGCTGTTTCTTTAGCTAAGTGGTGCTTTTGGTGTGGGTATTTAACAGAAGCCGAAGTATGGGATTATATAGAAAAAGCAGCTTCAATTGCCGGCCAGCAAGGTAGAGATTGGACTGATTATACCGTTTCATTCCTGTTGGGAAGAACTATCCAAGGCTTCGATTTGGACGATGTAGCTGTAGAAGCGAAAATGGTTTTACATAGTCAAAATCCAACCTTTGGCAAAACAGAAGACATTGATGTTTACAAAAGGTATTCTTTTAAATAAGGATTAAAATGTAATTAGCTAGCGTTAAGCTATGCAAAAGAAAAGAGGATGACTGTAACAATCATCCTCTTTTCTTTTGCATTAAATGTATTAAACCTTTATGTCCATTATTTTGCCTTTTTTACGGCTCTTTTCGGCCATAAAGCCCATTAGGTGGCTTTCAATAGAATCATCTATAGTAGAAGTTAAAAGTTTAGGATCTTGTTGGCTTACCGCATTTACAAAATCTCTGGTAAGTAGCCAATCTCCGCCACCATGACCATGATCTTCGTAGCCTTTTACATCTTGTGCTTCTGGTATAAACTTGGTTTCTTTTCTGGTTCTAAAATCGTTGTGTACCAATTCTTTCATATCGCCAACCAAATCTCCCATAGAGCCCATAATTCTGGTACGTCTGCCATGATAAGAGGTAAAGGCTTCCATAGAGAAACTTGCCGTTACACTATCTCCAAACTGTATACTTGTTACATAATGATCTGGCTGATCGTTATCCATACGGTAAACGCAACGTCCATAATTGCTGGTTTTTAGTTTTTCGAGGATGTATTCTCTGCGGTTTGGAATGTTATCTGGTACATCTAAAACAGATAAGAAGTGGGTTTGTCTATCTGCATATTCTTTAACAGCAGAATAAGCACAATCGCGTTCTACGTTACAAGTTACGCATCTGTCGCTACTGTTTGCAGGTGCATTTTCTTTACGAAACCATTTTAAATCGCCCATGGCAACTATTTTTTTGCTTGGCTTGTTAATTACCCATTTAATGATGTCTAAATCGTGGCAAGATTTAGCCAGGATGATAGGCGTAGTTTCTTTAGAATTGTGCCAATTTCCACGAACGTATGAGTGCGACATGTGGATATGCTCAATTGGTTCGAAATGCTGTACACTTACCACTTCTCCAATAGCGCCTTTTTCTATCAATTCTTTCATTTTGATGAAATATGGAGCATATCTTAATACGTGGCAAACCGCTACAATTCTATTTTTCTTTTTAGCTAAAGCCAATATATCCCTGCATTCTTTTTCTGTAGGCGCAATAGGTTTTTCTAAAAGGATATCGTAACCAAGCTCTAATGCTTTCATGCAGGGTTCGTAGTGCAGGTTATCTGGCGTAGAAATTACTATGGCATCGGCAAATTTGGGACGTTTGAAAACATCTTCCCAAGTGTTAAACCTGTTTTCTTGTGGGATAGAATGGATTTTGGCATACCTGTCGTTTCTGAAAGCAATTGGTTCGGCCACGCCAACTATTTTCATATCATTAGGGAAATTCTCTGCATAAGTACCATACACCATCCCTCTGTTTCCGGCACCCAAGGTAATTGCGGTAACTGCTTTTTTAATAGGCTTGTGCAGTGGGTTGTCCTTAATTTTATAGCGATAGGTGTTCTTATCAACCTTTGCTAAAAGGTCTGAAGTGATCACAGTAGCTCCTAAGCTTAGCGTTAAAGTTTTTAAAAGATTTCTTCTGTTCATTTTGTTAGTGTTTAGGTGGTGTGTTTGCTAGCAAATTAGGTTTTAGTTAGACTTTTCTTTCAAGAACGTTTTTACAAACTCATCGTCATTTAGTTGTGGGTAATCTCTATAGATACGGTCTATCTCTTCGCTTTGTCCTGGCGAAAGTGTTTCTTTATCACTGATGCACCAAATTCCTTTCATCAATCCTTGTCGGCGTAATACCTCGTGAATGCCAGAAATGCAACCATGAAAATCATGCGAAGGATCAAATAAAGCGGCATTACTATCGGTTACTGCAATGTTGTGGCTCAATAATTCATCAGCTACTGCTGCAGTGGGATTAAGTTTGTGCTGTTTAATTTTCTCTAACAGTTCTACTGCTTTCTGTGTCCATACTGCCCAATGGCCTAAAAGCCCACCTCTGAAATTGATTTCTGTCTGCCCTTGTGGGGTAGGGAAGCGGTAGGTGGTTAGCAAATCGTTCACAATGTTGTCATCATTGCCTGTGTACATGGCTACTTCATCTCTTCTGCTAGAGTTAGCTAAAGCACGCATTACATCTAAGGTTTGGTATCTGTTGAAAGAAGCACATTTGATTGCTTCCACATTCTCAATTTCTACAAAATTCGCCCAAAAATCATAAGAAAAAATTCTGCCACCTACAGATGGTTGTAAATAAAAACCAAAAACTGGGATAATCTGAGCTACTTGGCGCACACGTTCTAAAATGTCTTCTTCTGTCCAAGCTTGTAGTCCGCCCATACTTAGCAAGCCCATGTGGTAACCATGTTTAACCGCTAATTTAGCTTCGTTAACCGCTTGTGTTGTTGGTCCGCAAATGCCGCAAACTTTAAGGAAAGGCCTGTCTAATTTCGCTTTCGCAATTTCCTCACTGGCTAATTCAATTACTTTTTCAAATAAATTTACCTCAGGATTTCTAATTTCAAACTGAGTAGAGTGCACGGCTATAGCAATGCCACCAGCACCCGAGCTCATGTAATATTGTGTCAATAAACGTTGATGAGCTTCGTCTAAGGTTCTGTCTTCGTTTAGGGCTAAAGGATGTGCGGGTATTACCGTACCCTGCATTAGGTGTGCTTTTAGCTCTTTTGATAATTTGTTCATTAAAATTTTCCTCCTCTCTCTTGGAAATGAGTGTCTTTATTCCAAAGTTCGCCGCCGTTTAAAATCCAGTTGGCGGTATGTTCAATAGCTTCTCTAATGGTAGTTCTAGGGTAGCCAAATAATCGATGACATTCTGATGCGTTGTTTAACAAAGCGGTATCGGCACCTGATCCAGTAAACTGCGGTGTTTTATTCAACAGCAAACCAAACTGTTCTGCTATCCATTTGGTAGATAAAATTTCTGGCCCGGTAACATTTAAAATTTTAGCAGGACTACTACAGTGTAGTAAAGACCTTATGGCGATTTCGTTGGCATCGCCCTGCCAAATTACGTTAACGTTTTGTGTGGTAAGGTCTACAGGCTTTCCGGTATTTACAGCTTTGGCAATCTCTATCAATACGCCATATCTAAAATCAACAGCATAATTTAGCCTGTAAATTAACATCGGGGTATTGTTCTTTTTAGAAAAGTATTCGAAAATCCTTTCCCTACCCACACAAGATTGCGCATATTCGCCAATGGGTTCTGGAGATTGCTCCTCAGATACACCGCCTTCTTTGAGGCTTACAAATGGCAATACATTTCCAGAAGAGAAAGCAACAATTTTAGAATTTTTGAAATGCGATGAAACTAGGCCAGGAAGATAAGCATTCATTGCCCAGGTGAAATCTTCGTTACCTTTAGTTCCAAATTTATGTCCCGCTAGGTAAATGATATTAGGCACTTGCGGAAGTTTCTTCAAATCTTCTTCGTTCAGTAAATCGCAGGAAATGGTTTGGATGCCTTCGTTTTCTAGCTCCTCCTTTAATGCTCCAGAAGAAAACCTAGATACACCAATTACATTTTTCTCAATTCCGGCAGCTTTTAAAGCTCTAATGGTTAAAATAGCCATACTAGGTCCCATTTTTCCGCCGATGCCCAAAAACATTATATCGCCATCTATTTTTTTGATGTCTTCAATTAATGCAGCTGAGGGCGCTAAGAGTTGCGTTTCAAATTCTTTTAAATTCAGTTTCATGTGTTGATTATTTTAGTAGGGGTGATAAGGTTGCTGATGGCTAATCCAATTAGTAGGAGTAGGCCTAATGCACCCCAAACTTTGGTTATAGGTTTGTTTACGTGTTCTTTCATGATCTTTCTATCGTTAGCAATCATGAATATGGCTACGCCAATAAAGGGTACTAGAAAAATGGTAATGCTTTGGGCAAATACAATGAGCTCCAGGGGCAGTTTTCCAAATATTAAGGCAATAAGCCCTCCGAATATCATTACTAACGAAATGAACATTTTAACCATTTTATGGTTAAGGTTGTTGCCGTATTGAAAAGTATCGCCAAGTAAAGAGCCGCCTAAAACTGCATTACCAATTAAAGAAGAAAAAGAAGCTCCAAAAAGGCCTATGAAAAACAATGCCTTTGAGCTTGAACCTAGCAGAGGCTCTAATGCTTTACCCATTTCTGAAGCCGAATTTACTTTGATATGTTGGGGATAAAGCGTGTTGGCCGCACAAATAAGAACGGCAGCACTCATTATTCCTAATATAATGATGCCAACTTGGCTTCCCATGAGTGTTTCTTTTGACGTATGGTTGGTTGATAATTTTTTTCTGGTTTGTACCAAATAACTCTGATAAAATGCGCCAACAATAGAGAAACAAGAGGCTGTAAATGCTATAATCAAACCTAAAGATCCTTCTGGAAAACTGGGTATTATACCTTGACCCAAATTGCTAATAGATGGGGGAGACATGACCACCGTAGTGAGAAATGCAAATAGCATCAAGATAATTAGTGCTAGCATCAGTTTCTCGAAAATGAGATAGAACGAACGAAAAAAAAGCAGCGAAATGCCTATTAAATTGAAAACTATAATCCAAATTTTTGGATCTGTGCCAGTCGCTTCCGAAATAGATAGAGATACACCAGTTGCATTACCAGCTTGAAACGAGGTAGCAACCAGAAAAATGCCAACGCCAATAAACAAAGAAGAGGTTTTGCCATACTTTTTTCTAATTAAGGTTAACAAGCTCTCGTCTGCGGCCATGCCAATTCTCGAAGACATATTGGCATAAATTGACATAAAAAATATAGCCACCACAATGATCCAGAGTAAGCTAAAGCCGTAATCTGCACCCATTTTTGAGGTAATGGTCATTTTACTCGGACCAAAAATTAGTGCTGCCGTAATAATGCCCGGCCCAAGAATGGAGAGGGTTTTTCTTAAAAAGCTATTGCTTTTGCTAGTGGTTTCCATGGTTTATTTAGTTTGTTTAAATTGGTTTATGGTTATGGTAGAAGCTTGGTTCTTAAAATTGGTTCTAACATAGTTGATAATGGCAGTAGCCTCTTCGTCTTTTAAAAATGAAAAAGCTGGCATTGGTGCATCGTACTTTACGCCAGCAATGCTTTTGTTTTTTAATCCCTTAGAAATGATTTGGACTAAAGTTTTTATATCGCCATTTACTGTGGCCGATTTTTCTAGAGGAGGGAAAGTGCCAATAACTCCTTTTCCATCTGCTTTATGGCAAGAAGCGCAATAAGATCTCGTAAAGTATTTTTCCCGAAACTTCGGCTGTAGCTACTGCTGTCTCAGTTTTAACTGCTTGCAAAATAGTACCTGCGGCTTTATCGGTTAAGCTTAGTCTAAAGATTTTATCGTCGTCTTTTTTTGGAAAGCCTTTTTGAGGATTCCAGTCTCTATTGCTAGAACAAAAGTAAACGTCGCCATTTGGCAAAACCAGTACAGAACGTAATCTGCCCAATAAGTTTTTGAACAAAGTATATTCTTCAATTACTTTTTGTCCATCTTCAGAAAGTTTTAGAATACGCAATGATTGGCTTTTTAGTGTAGTTAAAATCAGGCTGTTTCTCCATTCTGGTATTTTGGTGTTGCCATAATAAGCAATGCCGGCTGGCGCAATTACTGGTGTCCAAGATTGAATTGGTGCAGTAAATGACACAGCTTTCATACTGTCCGTTTCCTTTTTTGGAGCATTTTTGCCTTCTATTAATGGCCAGCCATAGTTATGCAATGGTTGTATTAGGTTAACTTCGTCTTCCACGGCATCGCCATGCTCCGAAGTGTAGATCAATCCGTTTGCGCCAAGCGTTAAACCTTGCATATTTCTAAAGCCCCAGGCATACACATAACTATTAGGCATAGGATTGTCTTTTGGGATACTTCCGTCTATATTGATACGAAGAATTTTGCCATTTAACCTAGTTACATCTTGTGCATTTGCGTCTATTGCTGCATCGCCTGTTGCCCAGTAAATTTTGCCATCGTTGCCAATAATTATTCTAGCACCATTATGTCCGGTGTTTCCTGGTATCTGTAAGAGCAGCTTCGGGTTTTCTATCGAGCCATTCTTGTATTTATATCTGTATAAATTAGAATAGATTTTATCATCGGTTTTGGTGGTGTAAGAAACAAATAAATATTGTTCGTCCTCCCGTGGTTGGTAAATTGCCATTCCAAGCAAACCAGTAGTGCGCTGTTGAAAAACATTAGGAATGGTTTTGATTAACTGAACACTGTTATTGCTCAGGTCTATTTTTTTTATACTTCCTTTAATTTCTGAAAAAATAATGTAATTGTTGGTTTTATCGTACTGAAGATCCCAAGGTACCTCTAAGCTATCTGCTAATAACGAAAGTGCAAGCTTTGAATTTGCTAGCGCTACAGTATTTAAAGTATGTTCTTCTTTTCGTTTGCACGAGAAGATAGCAAGCATAATATATATTATAAACAGTTGTTTCATTGTTTTGTCGCCTAATTGTTCTGCGAATTAAAGTTAGTTACAAATAATAATATATACAAAAAAAGATTAAAATTGTATACAATTTAAGTTTAGTTTGGATTATTTTTTTTCTATAAAATTTTGTTTTTTAAAAAATCATTTCTAATTTCATCTAAAAGTATTCAATTGTTGCTCTATAATGTATACAATTTATACTAAGAAACAACCTAACAAACTATATTAACCTAAAGTACTATGAGGTGTAAATTTCTAAGGGCGGGGAAAATGCTGAAGTCTCGGTATTTCTTGTTGCTTTGTGCTAGTTATCCTGGTTTTAATTATGCCAGCGATATTGGTCGGACTTATTCTTACGAAAGTGAACATGTTTTGTTTACTGATATTACGTATGTAGCTCCAAAAGTCTTGTTGCAAAAAACTGTCGTCGGTTTTGTGAAAGACGAACAAGGACTGCCTTTGCCAGGAGTTGAGGTGCGTAATTTGAACACCTCGATTGTAGCAGTCACGGACGGCGATGGTAAATTCCAGATTAAAGCAGCTGAAACTGATCAAATTCAGTTTAGGCTGATTGGATTTTCTGCGATAACGCTAAGCCCCAAAGAAGCTGCTTCGGTGGTAATGAAAGCTGAGCTGAGTAAGCTTAACGAAGTGGTGGTGGTAGGTTATGGTGCGCAGAAAAAGGCAAATATTGTTGGTGCAGTTGCTTCGGCCAAATTTGACGAAACCATAAGTAGTAGAGGGCTTTCCAATGCATCTTCGGCTTTGCAAGGCTTGCTGCCAGGTTTAGCGGTTACCCAAAGTTCGGGTATGGTAGGTAATAATGCAGCAGAGCTTTTAATTAGGGGGTTGGGAACGGTAAACAACGCCGGGCCCTTAGTGATAGTAGATGGTATGCCCGATGTAAATATGAATAGGGTAAACGTAAACGATATTGAAAGTGTTTCGGTACTTAAAGATGCTTCTGCCGCCGCAGTTTATGGATCTAGAGCGGCAAATGGTGTGATATTGATCACTACAAAATCTGGTAAACGTAACACAAAGCCAAGTATTAGCTTTAATAACAGCTTATCGTTAGTTAGTCCAACGGCTAATGTAAATTTTGTAAATAATTACGCAAAAGCACTAACGGCCACACAGGTTGCGCAATCGGCTAATACTTTGCCTAACGCATTTAATTTTAAAAATGGAACCATAGATCAATGGTTGGCTTTGAGTATGATTGATCCTAAAAGATATCCAAGTACCAATTGGTGGGATGTAGTTTTGAGAGATGGTTTAGCACAGAATTATAATATTTCCGTTAATGGTGGTAGCGAGAATAGCAATTACTATTTATCGGTAGGTGCTTTAGATGAGCGAGGCATACAAATAGAAAATAACTTTAAGCGTTACAATTTGGCGTTCAATATGGATACCAAGATTGTTGAAAAACTAACTTCGGGTATTAGGTTTGCTGGCAACTGGTCTGCTTTTAAGTATAACTACACCGAGGGCATGACAGCAAATGGTGCTAGTGGTCTAGATCTTTTTTCTGCACCCGCAGGTATCTTGCCTTATGATCCAGTTACGGGCTATTATGGAGGCGCAATGGCCTACAATGAAAGTTCTCAAGCTTCGAACATGTATGCAGATTATATGGTTAGAAACAGAAACAATATGGACCAAAAGCAGGCTAATTTAAACGGATATTTAGAGTGGAAGCCAGTTTCTGGGCTAACCGCAAACGTGAACTATGCACTGAGCTATAACAACAGGTTCGATTGGAGGGCTGATATGCCTACACAGGCCTATAATTTTCAAACAGATGCCTGGGGGCCTAGAATTTACGTAGGTAATAACGAACCTATCTACAATACAGACCGCGAAAATTTTAAAACGCAGCTTAATGCCAGTTTGGGTTATGATAAAACTTTCGGTAAATCACATGTGTTTTCGGCAAAAGTAATTTACAGTGAAGAGTTTTGGAAGGATAGATATCTTGCCGCTAGTAGGGGTACGCGTTTAAATCCAAATATTTTTGAAATAGATGGGGCCTTAAATGATGTTCAAACCACCGGAGGTAGTTCAGAAATGGAAGGCTTGAGGTCATACATTGGACGTTTGGGTTACACTTTTAAAGACAGGTACATTTTGGAAGGTACGTTCAGGGCTGATGGTTCTTCTAAATTTTTACCCGGAGACCAGTATGGCTACTTCCCAGCTGGAGCGTTTGGATGGCGTTTATCAGAAGAAGAATTTATTAAACCATTCTTTGAAAAAATTAAAATTAACTCGGCCAAATTTAGGGTTTCTTATGGTAGCTTGGGTAACAACTCTGGAGTTGGAAGATATGAGCAACAAGAATTACTTACAGCTGGTCATTATTTTATAGATGGTGCGGCGGTGGTTGGTTTAACCAATAAGAAATTTATCAATTACGCTCTTACTTGGGAAAAAACAAACATCTTTAACGTAGGTTTTGATGTGTCTATGCTAAATAATAAGCTCTTGGTAGAGTTAGATTATTATGATAGAAAAACGATAGGCATGAACAGGTCATCTGATTTATCTACACACCTACTGGGCGTTTATATCGCTCCCAGAAGAAATATTGGGGATATGCTTAACCAAGGTTTCGAAGCCAATTTAACATGGAATGATAAAAAAGGCGATTTCAGGTACATGGTTAACTTAAACTATTCTACCAACAGAAATACTTTATTGTCTTGGAGTGAGACTTTACAAAGAGGTTCCTTGTTTGTAAACATGCCTTATAATTTCGTTTATGCTTTCGAATCGATGGGGATTGCACAAACTTGGGAAGATGTTTATAAAGCAACGCCACAAGGTGCAGCGCCTGGAGATATCTTAATTAAGGATTTAAATGGCGATGGTAGAATTGATGCCAATGATAGAAAAGCTTATCCTAACTATCAGTTAGGTCGCCCTACCTCTAACTATGCTTTAAGGGGTTCAGCTTCTTGGAAAGGTTTTGATATGGCCATTTTATTGCAAGGATCTTATGGTAGAAAAGAGTTTTGGATGAATAGGGTAAACAGTTCGTTCCTAGGTACATCTGCACAAGCGGTTACCGATGAACAGTTGAATCAAACCTGGAACTTAGATAATAGAGGTGCCGAGTATCCTAGGCTGTTGCCTAGCGGATTGGGCTCCACAAGTACCAATAATTATGTAAGTATTTTTTTGGTTGCAAGATTTATCATACCTAAGGTTAAAAAACGTGCAGTTGGGTTATACGTTTAAAAATAACCTCATTCAAAAAATTGGTGTAAAGAAAATAAGAGGTTTCGTTTCGGCTGATAACTTGTTAACATTTACCGGCTTTAAAGGCCTAGATCCAGAAAAGAGCACTTATGCCAATGATTCGTATCCGATTACAAAAACGTTTGTGTTTGGTTTAAACTTTGACTTTTAATGAATAATCGCATGAATAAGAAATTTATATATATAGCTCTTTCCATTTTATCGGTTGCTTTTATGAGTAGCTGTCGGAAAGATTTATTAAATCAAAATGCCACGGTTTCTCCCAATAGCAATACTTTTTGGCTTACAGAGGCAGATGCCGTAACTGGCTTGATGGGTAATTACAACGAGTTTAGGCCATGTTTTGATAGAGATTATCATTTCGATGGACATGGAGATTTTCTCAAGATGTATAACACTGGGGCGGCGCCAATCAGTATGACGGTAAACAGCCCAAGCGCTTATGGCAATGGAGCTGCAACACTGTACAGAGAGTTGTATGGTTCTATCAACACTTCTAATTATGTAATAGAAAATATTAGGGCCAAATTGTTGCCTAATGCGGTAACAACAGCATCAAGGCAAAATTTGGAAGCAATTATTGGCGAAGCTCGTTTATTGAGAGGTATAGCTTATTTCCGCTTAATTTCTTTGTGGGGAGATGTGCCTTATATCTATAAGATCGTTAATGCGCCAATTGAGGTTGATACCATTTCTAGGTCATCAATCACAAAAGTTAAGGATTCTATTTATGCAGATTTTACCTATGCGGCAGAAAAGTTGCCAAACAGGGCAGCTGCTATTGGAAGAGCTGCTAAACCTGCTGCTTTAGCTTTTAGAGGTAAGTTGCAATTGTTTTGGGGTTCGTGGAAAAAGCATGGCTGGCCAGAATTGGAAGGCTTTCAGCAATCTGCTGCCGAAGCTAGAACCGCATTTGAAGGTGCCGCTGCTGATTTTAACCGTGTAATCACAGAGTTTGGCCTAAACCTGTTTAGAGGTGGTGCGCCAGGCGAATGGGGCGAAATGGGCAAGGCCGATGTATTGCCAAATTACTACTATATGTTTATCCCTTCTACGGGTAATCCAAATGCCGATGGCGAAATGTTAATGGTGCTTACTCACGGAGGTAATGCGACTGGACAAAGTGAAGAATATATGAGGGTTTGGACTGGGGTTTCTGTGGGGCTGTCTCAAAATCAGGCTATACCTAGATGGGAATTGGCAGATAGGTATCAGTCTACCATTACAGGTGATTTTTTGCCTAAAATGACCCAGCTAAACCCATCAACTAATCCGGCAGCAAGAACAACCCCTAACTCTTCGGTTAATCCAGATTCTTACAAGGATAGAGATTATAGAATGAAAGCTACTTTATTGTGGGATAATGAAAAAATTATGGGTATTGGCACTACAGAAACTACTGGTT from Pedobacter sp. SL55 includes these protein-coding regions:
- a CDS encoding RagB/SusD family nutrient uptake outer membrane protein; protein product: MNKKFIYIALSILSVAFMSSCRKDLLNQNATVSPNSNTFWLTEADAVTGLMGNYNEFRPCFDRDYHFDGHGDFLKMYNTGAAPISMTVNSPSAYGNGAATLYRELYGSINTSNYVIENIRAKLLPNAVTTASRQNLEAIIGEARLLRGIAYFRLISLWGDVPYIYKIVNAPIEVDTISRSSITKVKDSIYADFTYAAEKLPNRAAAIGRAAKPAALAFRGKLQLFWGSWKKHGWPELEGFQQSAAEARTAFEGAAADFNRVITEFGLNLFRGGAPGEWGEMGKADVLPNYYYMFIPSTGNPNADGEMLMVLTHGGNATGQSEEYMRVWTGVSVGLSQNQAIPRWELADRYQSTITGDFLPKMTQLNPSTNPAARTTPNSSVNPDSYKDRDYRMKATLLWDNEKIMGIGTTETTGFVAFRYKTWSGNITIDGVTYPAFNDNTTNLSGLQSRKFVRNYGGQNRSSGDYNWPLMRLADVFLMYAEATNEVNGPQPAAIALVNRVRARGKLPALAASKTANATAFFDAIEQERIVELFGEGQRAFDLRRWRKLETVFGAPYGAGKWFQDSWGNNWERFFFNADELVYQRCYIYQIPEAERVRNSNLTQNKPWR